GAGCGCTCTGCCGGCATACGCTTTCGTTTTGACCCACGTGTTCCACTGCTACACCTTTCTGGTGCTCTCGCTGCTAATGCCCCGATTCATGAGCGAAGCCATGGAGTACGACCTGAAAGAGGTGGGCTTCCTATCCGCGGCCCCATATCTGGGCGGGCTGTGCTCGAAGGTGGTGTGCATTCTGGGAGGCAGCTACTTGGAGCGACGCTTCGGCCCGGATCAGAGCTGCATGCGACGGACACTATACGGAATCTGTAAGATACCCAAGCTTTGAATAATGTACTTGACagatttgtttctttttttcaatCGTGACTAATGAGTAAAACTTGTCTGACCTTAATGAATAAGTTTAGTTATTATAGAGCGCGTCGAAATGCATTTCCAACTAgagtaaatttataatatatttcttattttttatttctaaccAGGCAGCATCCTAACGACTTTATTTCTGGGTATTATTATCCTGGCTGATTGCGGAAACAAGACGCTGGTCCTGCTCATGTTTATACTCCTGATGGCGTCCACGGACATGGGATTCAGTGGCTATTGGCCCACACTGCTCTACTTTGCCCCCTCCTTCGCGGGTTTACTTTCCGGATTGGCCAATGCTCTGGCTCATCTGACCGGATTTCTGGCTCCATATCTCGTCGCCGCCCTGGTGCACACCGTAAGACTAAATAATTAACTATTTTGTTATACAATTTCactgttttttaaaaaactttaggGCAGCAAGGAGGAGTGGAATGTGGTGCTGATGACTCTCATAGCATTCAACACGCTGGCTATGCTTGTGTTTGGACTATGTAGCAGTACCAGACTGCAGCCCTGGGATCCACGCAACGGCGATACGCATGAGAGATCTGCGTCTGCCAAAGAAAATATCAGTTAGCCCTTTGCcgcatatttataaattgttttatcGTGTGTGAGTTTAAAAAGCCCGCCGAAATGCGTGTTCTAATCGATACCTATCGACTAGAGATGTGCATGTGAAATTAGATATATCGTGTCACGgttattgtaatttaaatatttaaatgctaaaaaataattatattcttCAGAAGAATTGATAACAGCCAACagcaaatgttttaaaaaataaatagtactGTCTTTATAAAATGTCCACtgtttaagttaaaaaaaaattaaataaaattataaatttcttcATACATATAACaacttttttttactttaagcTAGTTTGTGTCAATTTCgggtattaaaataaaatcttttattaataaaaaattgtccaCACAAGAAAGGATAATAACAAGGGTCTTAGAGGTTTCTTAAGGGTACTAGAGGGAATTTAAGAGGAAAAAATTGTTTAGTCCGAGTGTTTTGGAGCCTTTACAAagcatatattattataatattaagccaagaactaaaaaaaagttttaatttaatttgtttaaaaataaaaatggttgCAGTCTTCGCTAAAGTATGTTTTACCGATTACCAGCAATGCCATACTCTAAGCTTATGACCGACGAATGTTGCTTCGATGGCattcaataatttcaaatttcttttctattgcgtttatttttatttttttatttttattctcaAATTTATTAAGCTTAAATAGACTATGAAACACATATTAGCCAAGTTTTCAGCGTtttagtgtgcccaggtgtttgattttttttaatttagcgGGTGCCCATGGATATTTTAGGAAGAAATTTAAgctttttgagattttttaggcACCTCCACTTGCTTTATAAATCATTTCAATTCGTTTGCTTGACGTTCACAGTATCCGCTTAGCACATAGGACTCTCGAATAACTTTCGCAATagataaatccaaattctccGTGTGGTTTCTCCCCGAATGCACTAAATTGGCCTGtgttttcacatttttatgaCGTTAAAATTCTCAGTGCAAGACAAAAACTACCATTAGCAACGAAAAGCAACACAGAAAATCATCACCACCAATAAGCAAATAGGCATCAACAACAAGTCGCTTCAAAATACTAACTGGAAATCGGACAAACTTCTCTCGACGATATTGGCAGTGAGTAAAATTCGATCGCAGGAGATATAGACGTTCGATCGGCGAAGGAACCCGGGGGCAGAGGAAGAGGAAGGAAAGGCGGAAATCAGAAGCAGCTTCCTGGTTATTCGTTTGCCTTTTGGCGCTTCCGCAAAAGCACGAGCACAACAACTCTTTAGTGCTGCCGTCTAATTAAAATTGCTTCTTGACAAATCGATAAGTGTCGGAAACATACATATCTTCCATGAAGCTATAGCATCCCATTGCGTATGTatttagtgtgtgtgtgtgtaggccAGGCTTTAGGTACTTGAACCGCGAGAATATTaatgtttaaactttaaacacTTGTTACCTTGAGCAATACGTGTTGTGTTTATTATCATTGCcgtcgcttttttttttcttgtttttgggttGAGGGAGGTTCATTCAATCAACCGCACCAACACCAGCGCACTTGCATAAAcaatttctgtgtgtgtgtgcgtgtgctgcCTGCGTTTGTGTTTACCTCCTTTGTGTTTTATGCATATTTAGTTAATGCTTGCATGAATTTGGTCGGGCCgtgtaaatacattttaattttcgcAATTTCGATTAAAATATGGCAGCTCaggcctgtgtgtgtgtgtgtgtgagtgctgGCACGTACACCAGCGAAGGGCTGCCAGGGTTGCCAGCTGAAGTTCTGTTTGTCAGTGTTTTGTTGTCGTTCGTTAAAGCCAGCtgatttctataaataatttgataAACAAGGCGAGGGGAACAACAATTCCAATAATTGATAACTGCATATAGTTGGAGAAAACAAAGTATTGAGCAACAAAGCCAAATgcacccaaacacacacacccacgcACAAACGCTAAATAAAACAGTAAACAAGCGCCGACACAGTGACCGCCAGAATATTAGTCGCATTTAATTGGCCCTTTTAAGTTCTAAAATTAGTCTGacaaaaaagtaacaaaataaataatctatAGAATAgataaaagatatataaatttgtaaaaatataaaatctactATGCGCCAAGTAGACGCCAACACAGATCCGGCCAAGTTAATAGTTACGCCCGTGAACCCACTCTTTCTGTTGACCGATGACGATCATCGCCACCGCTAGCTGGCTTATTGCGTTTTGCATAAATTCCCTCTTTCGAGTTTTGTGTTATTTCACACGTTTGCCCGTTCTGCTTGTTTCGGTTGATAACAGCACCTCTAGACGCCGTTAATTGTTTAACGAGTGCTTTTTTGATACGAGTAATGAACTGATACTGTATATACTTAGCCGCCAATCGGCACAAGTTCGCACTGACCTGAGTCGAAATCCATATGTATAGATGCCCCGGCGGTACCAATTATTCGGGTCTCTTTTCGCTCTTTTGCAATTTCGAGCTGagtcattttgtttttaaatttttgtgttCCGCGGCCACAACGCAAAAAATAGACATCGTTCGtataaacaaacacaaaaaaaaatgtgttgcgcaaaaagaaaagagaaaatgTTCGcgtatttataaaaacaaataggtATTAGTGTAAAAAACACTCACCTGTAGTGGTGcgatttctgttttgtttatcTCAGGCAATTGTCGGCAAACCGGTTCTTTAGAAAAACAACGCAACTGGTCGCCGgtagaatatatacataatcaTAAAACTCAGATACAGTTTGACTTGGATAAATTAAACTTGATTGtgattttgtaatatattgaaaaaaataacttaaataaGGATATACTCCTTGcagaaatgttgttaaaagTGCCATCTGTGGACTGGACGGATCAAATCATCTACGTGGTGGACGACGACGAGTCGCTGTCAGATTTCGACGATGAGCCAGATTTCTCGGAATACATGTGGATGGAGAACGAGGAGGAGTTTGACAAGAATGTAAGAATTTTGTATAAACTCTTTTTCCAAGTAAATGCGCTCGATTAAATAAATTCGTATGTTTTTAGGAGCTGCAGCGGCTGGAAGAGGAGGAGATCATGCAGGAGTGTTTCGAGGCCATGATCGAGGATGAGCTGGAAGAACAGATCAACGAATGGGAGAAGGCCAAGTGAGTTTTGGGCCACCACCTGGCCGTTacttataattcaaaaacattACTAATCGCGTACCGCTTCTCCCACAGAACGGAAGAACAGAACACAGCTCTTTCCGCACTGCCCAAAAGTCAGTGTAATGTGGAAAAGTCTGTTCTGAACCCCATGGCCGATGAGTTTATTCCACGAAGTCATATTATGGAGTTCCCTGCCTCATAAAGCCAGCTCATTCTCATCCCCTGCCCGCCTGCCACAGAATCACAAACCATCCCGCCCCATAACACGTGGACCTCATACGCGAAAATCCTAAGAAAAACTGAAGAAATCAAGTTCCACTAATGAGATTGAGATTGAAATATCCTGACCAAGTTGAGACACAATACACGGTTATCTAATTTCTAGATACGAAAAGAAAAAGCTGGATAAAAACTCAACTCAAGTGCTGGCCGAAATGCAAACGAATCgtattttacaaaaaaccaTTATAAAAACGACAAAATATCAAAcggaaatatatacaaaaaaaaaaaaaacaaaaagtttaaacGAGggaaaccaacaaaaaaaaaataatacaaactaAGAACAGACAAATAACAATTAACAACTATGCCACGTACATCAACCAGTACATCGTAATTAGAGTTAAAACACCAATTGTATGCCGAGGAACGCGGAGCCGGAGCCCCTGAAATTCCAAAACCAAACGCAAAATGTTACCGAAACAAATGCAGACGCAGGCGCTTGCTGAAGCTAGTGAAAGAATACTTTGGTATTAACGtacaaaacgaaaacaaatgaCTTTTTACATGCGATTTCTATCGAACTATAAACTATAACTGCAACTAAACTAAGCCAATTTTCCAGCTAAAGCAACAAACAAGACTCGAGATTGTGTTAGAAAAGCGAGAAACGAACAGAAtgttaaattgaaattgtattCAAAGactttaattgtaatttaaatcGTATTTAATTTAGCGTCGTCCCGCCCCACTGTCTACACTCGTTTTAAGTTGACCTTCCTTGGAATAgtgcttttccttttcctttttttgtattttaaataattttgcacCATTGTTAACTCGTTGTACGTTCTACGCCTAAGTAACAAGAAGCGCTAGTTGACTAACACCATACCCCCTTCTGACTCTCGCAATACTCGTAATTTACAATTATAATTTAGACTACCAAACCGAATTGAGATACTAATGTTCAACGTCTCCCTATACAAAACAAAGAGCATGCAAAAAGATGTACATTTAGTATTAATTACAAACTTAACGAAAGGAAACACCAATTCTGCAATAACTTGTTAGTCTCTAATTTTAAGCGAAAATAAACTTATTCGTTTGGAATGCACAAAGGCCTCCATTAACCCGATTTTGTTAACGtttaaaattccaaaattCGGCACATGTAGACAaagattaataatattttttgcaaTCAGCTTAGATTTAGTAACTTAAGACAGCATTAAAAGATCTACTACATTACTTACGTTACGTGTGATATAaagataaaaacaaacaaaaaaaaaatatcaaaaacgattttaaaaATCTCAATAAAAAGGAGTATTATAGCATAAAATTGTGGTTTTTATTAAGGGTTCTGAagagtttgtatttttttaagaaaagaaaaaataaaaaaaaaatacagttgGTTCTATATTTAGAACGATATTgggaattacaaaaaaataataatttaagaaaatatatattttttaatgaaaataaagtataaaaaaaatatatattttttaaagaaaagaaaaaattcaaaatatatacagtGGGCTCTATATTTAGGACGTTACTGTAACCCTCCGAAATTGCGTTATCTGGCAACGCCGCTCAGTGAAATGCCTCAGCTGTGCAATGTGTTATATCAGAGCGAAAACGTGGGATtcaaatagtttattttcgcaTATTTGGTGAATTAAAACCGCGTTGGTTTCTCCGTAGCTCGAGGAGCCATGCAGAACTGTAGGCGCTGCATCAGC
Above is a genomic segment from Drosophila kikkawai strain 14028-0561.14 chromosome 3R, DkikHiC1v2, whole genome shotgun sequence containing:
- the Paip2 gene encoding polyadenylate-binding protein-interacting protein 2 produces the protein MLLKVPSVDWTDQIIYVVDDDESLSDFDDEPDFSEYMWMENEEEFDKNELQRLEEEEIMQECFEAMIEDELEEQINEWEKAKTEEQNTALSALPKSQCNVEKSVLNPMADEFIPRSHIMEFPAS